One genomic segment of Bombus vancouverensis nearcticus chromosome 11, iyBomVanc1_principal, whole genome shotgun sequence includes these proteins:
- the LOC117165086 gene encoding retinol dehydrogenase 12 isoform X3: MRFFSNYCNNDVRLMGKTVIITGANCGIGKETARDIYRRGARVILACRDINKATEAVNDIKETTSSAGEKNPEDKPGQLVICQLDLSSLTSVKNCAQHLLKTEPAIHILINNAGVFLHPFEKTENGFETHIQVNHLAHFLLTLLLLPRIIESGPGCRIINVSSAAHLGGNIHFEDLNLERSYSPVRAYCQSKLANILFTKELNKQLITAEIQGIHVYSLHPGVVKTELCRYMDASFFRGMTSIVRLIQPFMKTAEQGAQTTLYCAVDENAGKESGLYYEKTISKQQT; encoded by the exons atgaGGTTTTTTAGTAACTATTGTAACAACGATGTTCGTTTGATGGGAAAAACTGTAATTATAACAGGTGCAAATTGTGGAATTGGGAAAGAAACAGCTAGGGACATATATAGAAGAG gtGCTCGAGTGATTTTAGCTTGTCGTGACATTAATAAAGCAACAGAAGCAGTGAATGACATAAAAGAAACTACGTCAAg TGCCGGTGAGAAAAACCCTGAAGATAAACCAGGACAGTTAGTAATTTGTCAGTTGGATCTCAGTAGTTTAACAAGCGTTAAGAACTGTGCACAGCACCTTTTAAAAACTGAACCGGCCATCcacatattaattaataatgcaGGAGTATTCTTGCATCCATTTGAAAAAACTGAAAATGGTTTCGAGACTCATATTCAAGTGAATCATTTGGCACATTTTCTTTTAACACTTCTACTGTTACCAAGAATAATAGAATCTGGACCAGGTTGTAGAAtaattaacgtttcatcagCTGCACATTTGG GTGGTAATATACATTTTGAGGATTTAAATTTGGAACGTTCTTACTCACCTGTTAGAGCTTATTGTCAAAGTAAGCTGGCCAATATCTTATTTACTAAAGAATTGAATAAACAGTTAATCA CAGCTGAAATTCAAGGCATACACGTATATTCTTTACATCCTGGAGTAGTGAAAACAGAATTGTGTCGATATATGGATGCATCGTTTTTCCGAGGTATGACATCAATTGTAAGGTTGATCCAGCCTTTCATGAAAACTGCTGAGCAGGGTGCTCAAACGACTTTATATTGTGCTGTAGACGAAAATGCAGGGAAAGAAAGTGGTCTATATTATGA
- the LOC117165086 gene encoding retinol dehydrogenase 12 isoform X2 → MRFFSNYCNNDVRLMGKTVIITGANCGIGKETARDIYRRGARVILACRDINKATEAVNDIKETTSSAGEKNPEDKPGQLVICQLDLSSLTSVKNCAQHLLKTEPAIHILINNAGVFLHPFEKTENGFETHIQVNHLAHFLLTLLLLPRIIESGPGCRIINVSSAAHLGGNIHFEDLNLERSYSPVRAYCQSKLANILFTKELNKQLITAEIQGIHVYSLHPGVVKTELCRYMDASFFRGMTSIVRLIQPFMKTAEQGAQTTLYCAVDENAGKESGLYYERHSAISYSCRSGNSLIHSTAKSRLHGKVVS, encoded by the exons atgaGGTTTTTTAGTAACTATTGTAACAACGATGTTCGTTTGATGGGAAAAACTGTAATTATAACAGGTGCAAATTGTGGAATTGGGAAAGAAACAGCTAGGGACATATATAGAAGAG gtGCTCGAGTGATTTTAGCTTGTCGTGACATTAATAAAGCAACAGAAGCAGTGAATGACATAAAAGAAACTACGTCAAg TGCCGGTGAGAAAAACCCTGAAGATAAACCAGGACAGTTAGTAATTTGTCAGTTGGATCTCAGTAGTTTAACAAGCGTTAAGAACTGTGCACAGCACCTTTTAAAAACTGAACCGGCCATCcacatattaattaataatgcaGGAGTATTCTTGCATCCATTTGAAAAAACTGAAAATGGTTTCGAGACTCATATTCAAGTGAATCATTTGGCACATTTTCTTTTAACACTTCTACTGTTACCAAGAATAATAGAATCTGGACCAGGTTGTAGAAtaattaacgtttcatcagCTGCACATTTGG GTGGTAATATACATTTTGAGGATTTAAATTTGGAACGTTCTTACTCACCTGTTAGAGCTTATTGTCAAAGTAAGCTGGCCAATATCTTATTTACTAAAGAATTGAATAAACAGTTAATCA CAGCTGAAATTCAAGGCATACACGTATATTCTTTACATCCTGGAGTAGTGAAAACAGAATTGTGTCGATATATGGATGCATCGTTTTTCCGAGGTATGACATCAATTGTAAGGTTGATCCAGCCTTTCATGAAAACTGCTGAGCAGGGTGCTCAAACGACTTTATATTGTGCTGTAGACGAAAATGCAGGGAAAGAAAGTGGTCTATATTATGA
- the LOC117165087 gene encoding uncharacterized protein LOC117165087: MESVELNNSEVLSADKNEGVSHVRGKVALETAMRYIEQQENSSAFDILFFKKWRDIGLIDEIKPKKQKKITNYFVKKKIITETCLINRPGVQSYSSRLSE; this comes from the exons ATGGAAAGTGTGGAATTAAATAATTCAGAGGTTTTGAGTGCAGATAAGAATGAAGGAGTGAGTCATGTAAGAGGAAAAGTTGCACTTGAAACTGCGATGAGATATATTGAGCAGCAAGAAAATTCATCTGCATTTGAtatcttattttttaaaaagtGGCGCGATATCGGATTAATAGACGAGATTAAACCaaaaaagcagaaaaagattACCAATTACTTtgtaaaaaaaa AAATAATAACTGAAACATGTCTGATTAACCGGCCAGGAGTCCAATCCTACAGCAGCCGGTTAAGT GAATAA